In Primulina eburnea isolate SZY01 chromosome 14, ASM2296580v1, whole genome shotgun sequence, the following proteins share a genomic window:
- the LOC140812054 gene encoding protein NRT1/ PTR FAMILY 4.5-like: MHGENMETGYDILSPSKVNDGRGGFRAVSFIFVLAALDNMGFVANLVSLVLYFSYKMHFDLSSAANTLTNLMGSAFLLSIVGGLISDTYINRFKTCLIFGSLEVLALSMMTIQAHEDNLLPKPCAKSSCIRGGIAVYFYASLCLLALGIGGVKGSLPALGADQFDAKNPKEAKGLASYFNWLLLSTVVGSSVGVTVIVWFATNKNNHNWWKGFLTCAIGSFIGFIFLGVGKPFYRLQVPRESPLVRIVQVIVVAIKNRWLSLPVDNSELYELNEKDSNPTAQKIVHTNQFRWLDKAAILPRSAQPSPWKVCTLTQVEEVKILTRMLPIIASTILLNTCMAQLQTFSVQQGYRMDPHLGSFQVPAASIPIIPLLFMIILIPIYDRLFIPFIRKFTKHPSGITQLQRIGVGLVLSALSMAVAGVIEVKRRSHSLKNPLKPISLFWLAFQYGIFGIADMFTLVGSLEFFYKEAPAGMRSLSTSFTYISQSFGYFLSSAFVSAINSVTKRVSPSKQGWLYGQDLDKNNLNLFFWFLAILSGLNFLCFLYFATWYEYKNNDENVVDKNAVPTSQSINPLFKAVEEEDPLKAVNGDSAVEHTNVKD, translated from the exons ATG CATGGGGAAAACATGGAGACAGGGTACGACATTCTAAGCCCATCGAAAGTCAATGATGGCAGAGGAGGATTCAGAGCAGTTTCTTTCATTTTCG TTTTGGCGGCATTGGACAACATGGGTTTTGTTGCAAATTTAGTGAGCTTGGTTCTCTACTTCTCGTACAAGATGCACTTTGATCTGTCTAGTGCAGCAAACACTCTTACAAATCTCATGGGATCAGCTTTCTTATTGTCGATTGTTGGTGGTTTGATCTCAGATACTTACATTAACAGATTCAAGACTTGCCTAATCTTCGGCTCTCTTGAAGTGTTG GCTCTATCAATGATGACAATTCAGGCTCATGAAGATAATTTACTACCAAAACCTTGCGCCAAGTCAAGTTGCATTCGAGGTGGAATTGCTGTCTATTTCTACGCATCGCTGTGTTTATTGGCGTTAGGTATTGGTGGGGTAAAGGGTTCTCTTCCAGCACTTGGTGCAGACCAATTCGATGCCAAAAACCCGAAAGAAGCCAAGGGTCTTGCTAGCTATTTCAACTGGCTGTTGCTTAGTACTGTTGTTGGTTCGTCTGTTGGTGTTACTGTCATTGTGTGGTTTGCTACTAATAAGAACAATCATAATTGGTGGAAGGGATTTCTTACTTGTGCTATTGGTTCATTTATCGGATTTATATTTCTTGGGGTTGGAAAACCGTTCTATCGCCTTCAAGTCCCGCGAGAAAGCCCTCTTGTAAGAATTGTACAG GTTATAGTTGTGGCAATAAAAAACCGTTGGCTGTCACTTCCAGTGGACAATAGTGAGCTATATGAGCTCAACGAGAAAGATTCAAACCCAACAGCTCAAAAAATTGTTCATACCAATCAATTTAG ATGGCTAGACAAAGCAGCGATTCTCCCTAGAAGTGCTCAGCCCTCCCCTTGGAAAGTTTGCACACTGACACAAGTGGAAGAAGTAAAAATCCTTACTAGAATGTTGCCAATTATTGCTAGTACAATCCTACTTAACACATGCATGGCACAGCTTCAAACCTTCTCAGTTCAACAAGGCTATCGAATGGATCCCCATCTTGGTTCTTTCCAAGTCCCGGCCGCTTCAATCCCCATCATCCCATTACTCTTTATGATCATCCTTATTCCAATATATGACCGTCTTTTCATCCCCTTTATTCGTAAGTTCACAAAGCATCCATCTGGAATCACTCAGCTTCAAAGAATAGGTGTTGGCCTAGTTCTCTCAGCTCTGTCCATGGCTGTTGCCGGAGTTATAGAAGTTAAGAGAAGAAGTCATTCTTTGAAGAATCCGTTGAAGCCCATAAGTCTTTTTTGGCTGGCATTTCAATATGGCATATTCGGTATTGCTGATATGTTTACTTTAGTGGGATCACTTGAATTTTTCTACAAAGAAGCTCCTGCTGGCATGAGGTCACTTTCAACCTCTTTTACGTATATTTCACAATCTTTCGGGTATTTCTTGAGCAGTGCTTTCGTGAGTGCTATAAATTCAGTAACGAAAAGAGTCTCACCAAGCAAACAAGGTTGGTTGTATGGACAAGATTTGGACAAGAACAATTTGAATTTGTTCTTCTGGTTCTTGGCAATCTTGAGCGGTCTCAACTTTCTCTGTTTTCTGTATTTCGCAACATGGTACGAATACAAAAACAACgacgagaatgtcgtcgatAAGAATGCCGTTCCAACTTCTCAGTCTATCAATCCTCTCTTCAAGGCGGTGGAGGAGGAAGATCCCTTGAAGGCTGTAAATGGTGACTCCGCCGTGGAGCACACGAATGTGAAAGACTGA